In Magnolia sinica isolate HGM2019 chromosome 12, MsV1, whole genome shotgun sequence, a single genomic region encodes these proteins:
- the LOC131220259 gene encoding G-type lectin S-receptor-like serine/threonine-protein kinase At1g11330, with protein MECHLSILLLILSSFCLQTCTGEDRITLGQSITANQTITSEGGFFSLGFFTPHNSTNSFFGIWYHNIPDQTVIWVANRENPLTDSSGVLTITQDGNLAVLVRTKNILWSLNLSTQARRNTTAILLDDGNLVSRDDGQSILWQTFNNPYGSFLPGMKLSLNQKTSESTFILSWKDADDPTSGEFSFGIDPHTPSQLIMLRRSDKYRRSDVGQLGVVVPLLGKYNVLYQATVSDNKEAYVTLQQKEVKPAFAFYFHRRYVRGKTDEYFTIY; from the coding sequence ATGGAGTGTCACCTCTCCATTCTATTGCTCATCTTATCATCCTTCTGTCTGCAAACTTGCACCGGGGAAGATCGGATAACCCTAGGCCAATCCATCACAGCAAACCAGACCATAACCTCTGAGGGTGGATTTTTCTCACTAGGCTTCTTCACTCCTCACAATTCTACAAACAGCTTCTTCGGAATATGGTATCACAATATTCCCGATCAAACGGTCATATGGGTTGCCAACAGAGAAAACCCACTCACAGATTCCTCGGGAGTTCTTACAATTACCCAAGATGGAAATCTCGCAGTCTTGGTTAGAACCAAGAACATCCTTTGGTCATTGAACCTGTCGACTCAGGCTCGAAGAAACACTACTGCAATACTCTTGGATGATGGCAATCTTGTTTCGAGAGATGACGGTCAGTCCATTTTGTGGCAGACCTTCAACAATCCTTATGGTTCCTTTCTCCCTGGCATGAAACTATCGTTGAACCAAAAAACCAGCGAAAGTACATTCATTTTGTCATGGAAAGATGCTGATGACCCAACATCGGGAGAATTTTCCTTTGGTATCGATCCTCACACACCGAGCCAGCTGATCATGCTAAGAAGATCAGACAAGTACAGGAGAAGTGATGTTGGCCAGCTGGGAGTGGTTGTCCCACTGCTTGGGAAATATAATGTACTCTACCAAGCTACTGTATCTGACAACAAGGAGGCCTACGTCACACTACAACAAAAGGAGGTAAAACCGGCATTTGCGTTCTACTTTCACCGGCGCTATGTAAGAGGTAAAACCGACGAATATTTtactatatattaa